A section of the Pseudomonas flavescens genome encodes:
- a CDS encoding Gfo/Idh/MocA family protein: protein MSKIRIAVAGAGLIGRRHIELIRASSSCELAAVIDPFEIDATYLDSLGVSQYANLPACFAEDTLDGVILATPNALHVEQTLQCIEAGVAALIEKPVAHSVEEGKRLLAVADATGAKLLVGHHRAHSPILAKAREVIRDNILGGIVAVQGSALFYKPDDYFDAAIWRRQEGGGPILINMIHEIGNLRSLCGEIVAVQAMQSSAARGFPVEDTVCIGLRFENGALGSFLLSDSTGCARSWEQTSQENTSYPSYEDEDCYIISGKNGSLSVPTMRLKYYAKTEDRSWWKPFQTGLAKVERQDPLEIQLEHFCNVIRGTESPLVSVRDGLRNLIITEAISEAAKSGSIIEIDPI, encoded by the coding sequence ATGTCCAAAATCAGAATTGCGGTAGCCGGTGCCGGCCTTATCGGTCGCCGCCATATCGAACTCATCCGGGCGAGTTCTTCTTGTGAACTGGCAGCGGTTATCGATCCGTTTGAAATTGATGCCACTTACCTGGATTCACTAGGCGTCTCGCAGTATGCGAACCTTCCTGCCTGCTTCGCCGAGGACACGCTTGACGGCGTAATTCTCGCCACTCCTAACGCTCTACATGTCGAACAGACCCTGCAATGCATCGAGGCTGGTGTTGCCGCATTGATCGAAAAACCGGTGGCGCACAGTGTTGAAGAAGGCAAGCGGTTACTTGCGGTCGCCGATGCGACTGGTGCCAAACTGCTCGTAGGGCATCATCGTGCGCATAGCCCGATCCTTGCCAAGGCGCGAGAGGTCATACGTGACAACATCCTTGGAGGCATCGTTGCTGTCCAAGGCAGCGCTCTGTTTTACAAACCTGATGACTACTTCGACGCTGCCATCTGGCGACGCCAGGAAGGCGGTGGCCCGATCCTGATCAACATGATCCACGAGATCGGCAACTTGCGTTCACTGTGCGGCGAGATTGTTGCTGTTCAGGCGATGCAGTCCAGTGCCGCACGTGGGTTTCCTGTCGAAGATACCGTGTGTATCGGCCTTCGTTTTGAGAATGGAGCACTGGGTTCCTTCTTGCTTTCCGACAGCACTGGATGCGCCCGCAGTTGGGAACAGACATCACAAGAGAACACGAGCTATCCATCCTACGAAGATGAGGATTGCTACATCATCAGTGGGAAGAACGGCTCATTGTCAGTGCCCACAATGCGCCTCAAATACTACGCGAAGACCGAAGACAGATCATGGTGGAAGCCCTTCCAAACGGGCCTTGCCAAGGTTGAACGTCAAGACCCGCTTGAGATCCAGCTTGAGCACTTCTGCAACGTCATAAGAGGTACGGAATCGCCCCTGGTTTCCGTTCGCGACGGACTACGGAATCTGATCATCACTGAGGCTATCTCAGAAGCCGCGAAAAGCGGCTCGATCATAGAAATCGACCCTATCTAA
- a CDS encoding LysR substrate-binding domain-containing protein — MFQYHKWLRSFHAVARTGSFTSAAEYLSVGQPTVSEQVCALESMFSVELFHRRGRFIEMSAAGRQLYAITQGVFGQEEEAMQLLQSFRQRKAGMLRLGAVSPPIAMSLTYALMQQYPDVELETSFSSEHETLERLYNFDIDVAILALSEFDHRLHTQLYRRYPIVGVVRDDHPWAGLEQVRIEQIRGERVVLRERGSRTRQLVEEACQRAGIELDCAMQLNSREAIVHAIAQGIGIGFVSAVEYAETPGTRPITFVDHPFHIEYHLCCLGIRRNRPMIAELFESSLPPPT; from the coding sequence ATGTTTCAGTATCACAAGTGGTTGCGTTCCTTTCATGCGGTGGCCAGAACCGGTAGCTTCACATCTGCGGCTGAGTACCTGAGCGTAGGGCAGCCGACGGTTAGCGAACAGGTCTGCGCATTGGAGAGCATGTTCTCCGTCGAGCTGTTCCATCGTCGCGGCCGGTTCATCGAAATGAGCGCAGCTGGGCGTCAGCTGTACGCGATCACTCAGGGGGTGTTTGGCCAAGAAGAAGAGGCCATGCAATTACTGCAGAGCTTTCGGCAGCGTAAGGCAGGAATGCTGCGCCTTGGCGCGGTATCTCCCCCCATCGCCATGAGTCTTACCTACGCCCTGATGCAGCAATACCCGGATGTGGAGCTGGAAACGTCTTTTTCTTCAGAGCACGAGACGCTCGAAAGGCTCTACAACTTCGATATCGATGTGGCGATCCTGGCGCTTTCGGAGTTCGATCATCGCCTGCACACACAGCTCTATCGGCGCTATCCGATTGTCGGCGTGGTTCGCGATGACCATCCGTGGGCTGGTCTGGAGCAGGTTCGAATTGAGCAGATTCGCGGCGAACGGGTGGTCTTGCGCGAACGCGGCTCGCGCACCAGGCAGTTGGTGGAGGAAGCCTGTCAGCGAGCCGGTATCGAGCTGGACTGCGCGATGCAACTCAACAGCCGGGAGGCAATCGTGCATGCCATTGCTCAAGGAATCGGCATCGGCTTCGTGTCGGCGGTCGAGTATGCAGAAACGCCTGGCACCCGGCCGATCACCTTCGTCGACCACCCGTTTCATATCGAATACCACCTGTGCTGCCTGGGCATACGTCGTAACCGACCGATGATCGCCGAGCTGTTCGAGAGCAGCTTACCGCCACCGACCTGA
- the phnD gene encoding phosphonate ABC transporter substrate-binding protein has product MKTLRKLFCAVSVSLPLLVSSEVFAETALRIGLIPSEDSQSMIESSQQVLDQLQAKLGMPVKPFVATDYNGVIEALRSKKLDVAYLGPFSYVLASKVADVEAFAVAVTKKTGKSAYRSVVVTRSDSDIQSLADLKGHTFAFVDPSSASGHLFPKAGIEQAGYQPDELFSRVIFSGSHDASILAVANRKVDAAAVADRILATATAQGQVKQDELRVVWSSSDIPESPMVWRKDLDPALKQKLAAALAEVKDIPWGDQGMLNGFQPTSDIAYDVVRDTAKVLDLDLSRMK; this is encoded by the coding sequence ATGAAAACTCTCCGTAAGCTGTTTTGCGCTGTCAGTGTGTCGTTGCCGCTGTTAGTCAGTAGTGAAGTGTTTGCCGAAACGGCATTGAGGATCGGCCTCATCCCCTCCGAAGACTCGCAGTCGATGATCGAGAGCAGCCAGCAGGTGCTTGATCAACTGCAGGCCAAGCTGGGTATGCCGGTCAAACCATTCGTGGCGACCGATTACAACGGTGTGATCGAGGCTTTGCGCTCGAAGAAACTCGACGTCGCTTATCTGGGGCCGTTCTCTTACGTGCTCGCGAGCAAGGTAGCCGATGTTGAGGCTTTCGCCGTTGCAGTGACGAAGAAAACTGGGAAGAGCGCGTATCGCAGTGTTGTCGTGACGCGCTCTGACAGCGACATCCAATCGCTGGCAGATCTAAAAGGCCATACGTTCGCCTTCGTCGATCCAAGCTCTGCCTCTGGTCATCTCTTCCCCAAAGCAGGTATCGAGCAGGCCGGTTATCAGCCAGATGAACTGTTTTCACGGGTGATTTTCTCGGGCTCACACGATGCCAGCATCCTGGCGGTGGCCAATCGAAAGGTGGATGCGGCGGCTGTGGCCGACCGTATTCTTGCCACCGCCACGGCGCAGGGCCAGGTCAAACAGGACGAATTGCGCGTCGTATGGAGCTCTTCAGATATCCCCGAGTCGCCGATGGTCTGGCGCAAGGATCTGGATCCGGCGCTGAAGCAGAAGCTGGCTGCAGCACTCGCCGAGGTCAAGGACATTCCCTGGGGGGATCAGGGCATGCTCAACGGCTTTCAACCGACCAGTGACATCGCCTACGACGTGGTTCGCGACACCGCCAAGGTGCTCGATCTCGACCTGAGCAGAATGAAATGA
- a CDS encoding LysR family transcriptional regulator, which produces MENQNSPVVNNDPFLRDLLLFSVIAKRGSFSAAGTELGISPAHVSKRVLALEETLGCKLFNRTTRRVSITKDGETMLVWAQTIMDNVNGMLETSLGDRVEPRGTLRISTSQRMGRFHIAPVLALLRKRYPKLEVWLELVDRRTDLVAEQFDIDIRVGEVNEQNLIVHKIADSQRILCAAPSYLEERGSPTTLSDLQRHDCLLFRGRDQSFGVWRLEGSNGVESVKVTGPMASNHSDVVREWAHEGFGIIMASTWDVAPSIRNGKLTRILPEYFQPADVSAVTTIRASGSMKIRVCLEFLSAHLSFGPYALRNG; this is translated from the coding sequence ATGGAAAATCAGAATTCTCCCGTAGTAAATAATGATCCCTTCCTCAGGGATCTGCTCCTGTTCTCTGTTATCGCCAAACGCGGCAGTTTTAGCGCTGCTGGCACAGAGCTTGGAATCTCTCCCGCTCATGTCAGCAAACGGGTTTTGGCGTTGGAGGAAACGTTGGGCTGCAAACTTTTTAACCGGACAACCAGGCGGGTTTCGATCACCAAGGATGGCGAGACGATGCTTGTTTGGGCGCAGACAATCATGGACAACGTCAATGGAATGCTTGAGACGTCACTGGGTGACCGTGTTGAGCCCAGAGGCACACTGCGCATCAGCACGAGCCAACGGATGGGGCGCTTTCACATCGCACCTGTTCTAGCGTTGCTCCGGAAACGCTACCCCAAGTTAGAAGTTTGGCTTGAGCTTGTTGACCGTCGAACTGACTTGGTTGCCGAGCAGTTCGACATCGACATCCGAGTTGGTGAAGTCAACGAGCAGAACCTGATTGTTCACAAGATCGCGGACAGCCAGAGGATTCTCTGTGCTGCCCCAAGCTATCTGGAGGAGCGAGGTAGCCCAACCACTCTGAGCGATCTTCAACGCCACGATTGTCTGTTGTTTCGTGGTAGGGATCAGAGCTTCGGTGTATGGCGGCTTGAGGGATCAAACGGCGTTGAGTCGGTAAAGGTCACGGGCCCCATGGCGTCCAACCACAGTGATGTTGTTCGAGAGTGGGCCCATGAGGGTTTCGGCATCATCATGGCTTCAACTTGGGATGTGGCCCCGAGCATCAGAAATGGCAAGCTTACCCGCATCCTGCCCGAGTACTTTCAGCCGGCTGATGTGTCCGCAGTAACCACGATCCGGGCTTCTGGGTCGATGAAGATCAGGGTATGCCTAGAGTTTCTGAGTGCACACTTGAGCTTTGGCCCTTACGCATTGCGAAATGGTTGA
- the phnX gene encoding phosphonoacetaldehyde hydrolase has product MNYKQPTQLQAAILDWAGTVVDFGSFAPTQIFVEAFGEFGVEVSLEEARGPMGMGKWDHIRTLCDLPAVAERYRAKFDRTPTDADVTAIYERFMPLQIAKIGLHSALIPGALDAIAALREKGLKIGTCSGYPAVVMAKVVELARHNGYVPDHVVATDEVPNGRPYPAQSLANVIALGISDVAACVKVDDTWPGILEGRSAGMWTVALTCSGNALGMTYEQYKNTPQDKLDQERIRIGRMLEGSRPHYLIDTIADLPAVIDDINARLLRGEVPQNT; this is encoded by the coding sequence ATGAACTACAAGCAGCCCACTCAATTGCAAGCCGCGATTCTCGACTGGGCAGGTACCGTCGTCGACTTCGGTTCTTTCGCCCCAACGCAGATCTTCGTTGAAGCCTTCGGCGAGTTCGGCGTCGAGGTTTCCCTTGAGGAAGCGCGCGGGCCCATGGGCATGGGTAAGTGGGATCACATCCGCACGCTCTGCGACCTGCCTGCCGTTGCCGAGCGTTACCGCGCGAAGTTTGATCGAACCCCGACCGATGCTGACGTGACAGCCATCTACGAGCGTTTCATGCCGCTGCAGATAGCCAAGATCGGCCTGCACTCTGCATTGATTCCCGGTGCATTGGATGCCATTGCGGCGTTGCGCGAAAAGGGTCTGAAGATCGGCACCTGCTCCGGCTATCCGGCGGTAGTGATGGCCAAGGTCGTGGAGCTGGCTCGGCACAATGGTTACGTGCCGGATCACGTCGTAGCCACCGACGAAGTGCCCAATGGTCGCCCCTATCCGGCTCAGTCACTGGCCAACGTCATCGCGCTTGGTATCAGCGATGTAGCAGCCTGCGTGAAGGTCGACGATACCTGGCCTGGCATTCTGGAAGGCCGCAGCGCTGGCATGTGGACAGTGGCACTGACCTGTTCGGGCAATGCCCTTGGCATGACGTATGAGCAGTACAAGAACACGCCTCAGGACAAGCTGGATCAGGAGCGCATTCGCATTGGCCGCATGCTAGAAGGCTCGCGTCCACACTACTTGATCGACACCATCGCCGATCTGCCAGCGGTGATCGATGACATCAACGCCCGCCTGTTGAGAGGCGAGGTGCCGCAAAACACCTGA
- the phnC gene encoding phosphonate ABC transporter ATP-binding protein: MISVHQLTKRYGDNPVLRGIDLQIGAGEFVVVLGQSGAGKSTLLRCMNRLAHADGGTLQVAGIDAMQARDERALRRQVAMIFQHHNVVPRLSVLKNVLTGRLGSLSTLASVLQLFSRADVELAHQCLRRVELMHKAEARTDSLSGGQMQRVGIARALAQQPKVILADEPVASLDPKTARLVMQYLRDASRDLGITVVCNLHQVDFAREFGDRIIGLAHGRLVYDGDADGLDQPTLHRIYPGANEDNPVDAECSSQLRYSTGLGG; this comes from the coding sequence ATGATCAGCGTCCACCAGCTTACCAAGCGCTATGGGGACAACCCCGTACTGCGGGGCATCGATCTGCAGATCGGCGCTGGCGAGTTCGTCGTGGTGCTCGGCCAGTCTGGCGCGGGCAAGTCCACGCTGCTGCGCTGCATGAACCGCTTGGCTCATGCAGATGGCGGCACGCTCCAGGTCGCCGGAATCGATGCCATGCAAGCGCGTGATGAGCGTGCCCTACGCCGCCAGGTGGCGATGATTTTCCAGCACCACAATGTGGTACCTCGCCTCTCGGTGTTGAAGAACGTGCTTACTGGGCGCCTGGGATCGCTGTCGACACTGGCCTCGGTTTTGCAGCTTTTCAGCCGAGCCGATGTGGAGTTGGCGCACCAGTGTTTGCGCCGGGTAGAGCTGATGCACAAGGCTGAAGCCCGCACCGACTCTCTTTCCGGCGGGCAAATGCAACGGGTCGGTATCGCGCGCGCGCTGGCTCAGCAGCCCAAGGTTATCCTCGCCGACGAGCCTGTTGCGAGCCTTGATCCGAAGACTGCGCGCCTGGTCATGCAATACCTGCGTGATGCCAGTCGGGATCTGGGAATTACCGTGGTTTGCAACCTGCATCAGGTGGACTTCGCTCGCGAGTTTGGCGATCGCATCATCGGTCTGGCACATGGTCGTCTGGTTTACGACGGCGACGCGGATGGTCTCGACCAGCCTACGCTGCATCGCATCTATCCCGGCGCGAACGAAGACAACCCGGTCGACGCCGAATGCTCTTCGCAGCTGCGTTACAGCACTGGCCTGGGAGGCTGA
- a CDS encoding LysR substrate-binding domain-containing protein — protein MSNSKLRAFLAVARQGSFSAGARSLGLSQPTVTTQILALERLHNLELFHRRGRRAELSTVGRQLLPIAQQLMALEAEAHGLLRDSGALVRGQLRLGAVGPFHVIEMVDAYRRDYPQVELSIRVGNSASVLADLENYVTDIGVLAGLHEDPAFHSTLYARHRIIVFAHHEHPLAQHDTVRIEELQGQPMLRREQGSTTRLAFEQALAEREVTPRMIMEIGSREALREAVARGIGLGVVSEAEYIPGPNLKAIRLEGDPVHTETYLYCLAERRSQVIETFLACADQARLERPIDLL, from the coding sequence GTGTCGAACAGTAAGCTACGTGCCTTCCTGGCAGTGGCACGCCAGGGCAGTTTTAGCGCGGGTGCACGATCACTCGGACTCAGCCAGCCGACCGTAACGACGCAGATACTGGCTTTAGAAAGGCTGCATAATCTCGAACTGTTTCACCGCCGTGGTCGCCGTGCCGAACTGTCGACGGTTGGCCGGCAGCTACTGCCAATCGCGCAGCAACTGATGGCTCTTGAAGCGGAAGCACACGGGCTATTACGAGACTCAGGTGCGTTGGTCAGAGGGCAACTGCGTCTGGGTGCAGTTGGGCCGTTTCACGTTATCGAGATGGTCGATGCCTATCGTCGAGATTACCCCCAGGTCGAGTTGTCTATTCGCGTGGGTAACTCAGCGTCGGTGTTAGCTGACCTGGAGAACTACGTGACGGATATCGGGGTATTGGCTGGCCTGCATGAGGATCCAGCTTTCCACTCGACGTTGTATGCCCGTCATCGCATCATCGTATTCGCCCATCATGAACATCCCTTGGCTCAGCACGACACGGTGCGGATAGAAGAGCTGCAGGGCCAGCCAATGTTACGACGCGAGCAAGGTTCGACCACTCGCCTGGCGTTTGAGCAGGCGCTGGCCGAGCGCGAAGTGACGCCGCGCATGATCATGGAAATTGGCAGCCGTGAGGCACTGCGCGAGGCGGTGGCGCGAGGTATTGGATTGGGCGTAGTGTCAGAAGCCGAGTACATCCCAGGCCCCAACCTCAAGGCTATACGCCTGGAAGGCGACCCAGTGCACACCGAGACATATCTGTATTGCTTAGCCGAGCGCCGCAGCCAAGTGATCGAGACATTCCTGGCTTGTGCAGATCAGGCGCGCCTAGAGCGTCCAATAGATTTGCTTTAG
- a CDS encoding MFS transporter, giving the protein MNREHSLSGLAVPANPSFRVAQWRMLLAAMFCYLFFYTGRQTFGFAIPGMQAEFGLTKETLGWISAAMLWAYAIGQAINGNLADKFGGRRIMSLGAVLSCGANWITSFATGFMSLILPWGLNGYFQALGWAPGSRLLSNWWGVHERGKVYGFYVFAAGCASILSYVTSIVVLEVLQLEWRWIFRLPVLLMLAGGILFFIIARERPQDLGFEPLTDTGVANKDDVSQEASVDEVETSAQRYKAVLKNARLIIAAVSLGFQNAARYGLIVWVPVHFLGADWKSGDGWIDPKWITVALPVGMAVGALSNGWVSDKLFGSKRYKAIMLYMVLGAATSLWMWSLPAHSTIGLVALFLCGFFVYGPASSFWALCPDLVGAKRAGTATGIMNFSSYLFAGLAEPLIGGILDSTGNTSLIFVVVAIACGCSALVALFVRR; this is encoded by the coding sequence ATGAATCGTGAGCATTCTCTGTCTGGTCTCGCTGTGCCCGCCAACCCATCCTTTCGCGTCGCTCAGTGGCGAATGTTGCTGGCGGCAATGTTCTGCTACCTGTTTTTTTATACCGGTCGGCAAACCTTTGGGTTCGCCATACCTGGCATGCAGGCCGAGTTTGGGCTGACCAAGGAGACGCTTGGCTGGATCTCCGCCGCCATGCTCTGGGCCTATGCCATTGGCCAGGCTATCAACGGTAACCTTGCGGATAAGTTTGGCGGCCGTCGCATCATGAGCCTCGGTGCCGTCCTGTCCTGTGGCGCGAACTGGATAACCAGTTTTGCCACAGGCTTTATGAGCCTAATTCTGCCTTGGGGGCTCAATGGCTACTTTCAGGCGCTTGGCTGGGCGCCTGGCAGCCGGCTGCTTTCCAACTGGTGGGGCGTTCATGAGCGCGGCAAGGTGTATGGCTTTTATGTGTTCGCAGCCGGCTGCGCCTCAATCCTCTCGTACGTCACTTCAATAGTAGTACTGGAAGTACTGCAATTGGAGTGGCGCTGGATTTTTCGTCTGCCAGTACTGCTAATGCTGGCAGGGGGGATTCTGTTCTTCATCATTGCTCGAGAGCGTCCGCAGGATCTCGGTTTTGAGCCATTGACCGATACCGGTGTGGCAAACAAGGACGATGTCTCGCAAGAGGCCTCTGTCGACGAAGTAGAGACCTCAGCGCAGCGCTACAAGGCGGTGTTGAAGAACGCACGCCTGATCATTGCGGCTGTTTCGCTAGGCTTCCAGAATGCCGCGCGCTACGGCCTGATCGTCTGGGTGCCGGTGCACTTTCTAGGTGCCGACTGGAAAAGCGGTGACGGCTGGATCGACCCCAAGTGGATTACGGTGGCCCTGCCGGTCGGCATGGCTGTGGGCGCGCTAAGCAATGGCTGGGTCTCGGATAAACTTTTCGGCTCCAAGCGTTACAAGGCAATCATGCTATACATGGTTCTCGGTGCAGCCACCAGCTTGTGGATGTGGAGTCTACCGGCACACAGCACCATTGGCCTGGTCGCTCTGTTCCTCTGCGGTTTCTTTGTTTACGGCCCGGCATCCAGCTTCTGGGCGCTGTGCCCGGACTTGGTCGGCGCCAAGCGCGCGGGTACCGCAACCGGGATCATGAATTTCTCGTCCTACCTGTTCGCGGGTCTCGCTGAACCGCTGATTGGCGGAATACTGGACAGCACTGGTAATACCTCGTTGATCTTCGTAGTAGTCGCCATCGCTTGTGGCTGCAGTGCGCTGGTCGCCCTGTTCGTGCGGCGCTGA
- the psrA gene encoding iron-containing alcohol dehydrogenase PsrA — MSAHFHNPVATYFGSGSLSQIAALTEGQTVALVTFPEARGLGVIDKIQALLGERLIHVVEDVQPNPDVAQLSETYERFWAQAGSCETVLAVGGGSAIDTAKALIVGTASGRFDELLTLLGSGKPFTPARCKALIAAPTTAGTGSEVTPWATIWDAGQQKKYSLHLECTWPKAAIIDPDLMLTVPAGVTVSTGLDALSHALESIWNVNANPISDTFAISAIEDILECLPELRENLGSRELRARMALAALKAGMAFSNTKTALAHSISYEMTLRHGLPHGIACSFTLPYVLGLAWGRDAVRDQTLQRVFGPDLAEAQARLRSFLHRLGVKTEFTDYGVTEVEAQEMILFAMQGARGKNFIGSRAA, encoded by the coding sequence ATGTCTGCCCACTTCCATAATCCAGTTGCTACCTATTTTGGTAGTGGCAGCCTGAGCCAGATCGCAGCGCTCACCGAAGGCCAGACAGTCGCCCTGGTGACTTTCCCCGAGGCGCGCGGTCTGGGTGTGATAGACAAGATCCAGGCGCTGTTGGGCGAGCGTCTGATTCATGTGGTGGAAGACGTGCAGCCTAACCCGGATGTCGCACAACTGAGTGAGACATACGAGCGTTTCTGGGCGCAGGCTGGCAGCTGCGAAACGGTGCTTGCGGTCGGTGGCGGCAGTGCCATCGACACCGCTAAAGCATTGATCGTCGGCACGGCGTCCGGGCGTTTCGATGAGCTGTTGACGCTGCTCGGCAGTGGCAAACCTTTCACACCTGCGCGCTGCAAGGCGCTAATCGCAGCGCCTACGACCGCAGGCACCGGTAGTGAAGTGACGCCATGGGCGACCATTTGGGACGCGGGGCAGCAAAAAAAGTATTCGCTGCATCTGGAGTGCACCTGGCCCAAAGCGGCAATCATCGATCCTGATCTCATGCTTACGGTCCCAGCCGGCGTGACGGTATCTACCGGGCTCGATGCACTGTCACATGCGCTGGAATCGATTTGGAACGTCAATGCCAATCCGATCTCCGACACCTTCGCGATTTCCGCGATTGAAGACATTCTCGAATGCCTGCCAGAGCTGCGCGAAAACCTGGGAAGCCGCGAACTACGTGCGCGCATGGCGCTGGCGGCACTCAAGGCAGGGATGGCCTTCTCCAATACCAAAACCGCGCTGGCTCATTCCATTTCCTATGAAATGACTCTACGCCACGGCCTGCCACACGGCATCGCATGCTCCTTCACCTTGCCCTACGTGCTGGGCCTGGCTTGGGGGCGAGATGCGGTTCGGGATCAGACACTACAGCGTGTGTTCGGGCCTGATCTCGCCGAGGCTCAAGCGCGCTTGCGCAGTTTCCTCCACCGCCTTGGCGTAAAGACCGAGTTCACCGACTACGGGGTGACGGAGGTCGAAGCGCAGGAGATGATCCTCTTTGCCATGCAAGGCGCTCGCGGTAAAAATTTCATCGGCTCGCGTGCCGCCTGA
- the phnE gene encoding phosphonate ABC transporter, permease protein PhnE, whose product MRTQNYRWMVKTPDSLRGWASTASLVLILVVVLHWSANGAQLSWGELASGLPQIGDFLSRSVPPNLDILPKLIAPALETLQIAIWGTLLGILFAVPLAFLAARNLQSNWWLYQGTRQALNIIRSINELILALVFVSAVGLGPFPGVLALAVHGVGMLGKFFAESIEEIDQGPLEALRATGARPLQVIVFGVLPQVITAWIAVILYRFEVNLRSATVLGMVGAGGLGFELVSSIKLFKYQETATCIIVITLMVIAADMISNRLRASIQQNGRH is encoded by the coding sequence ATGCGCACCCAAAATTACCGCTGGATGGTAAAAACTCCAGACAGCCTGCGCGGTTGGGCTTCAACTGCCTCACTGGTATTGATACTGGTGGTCGTATTGCACTGGAGTGCAAATGGCGCTCAGCTCAGTTGGGGCGAATTGGCGTCAGGCCTTCCGCAAATCGGCGATTTTCTCTCGCGTTCGGTGCCGCCAAATCTGGATATCTTGCCCAAGCTGATCGCACCGGCCTTAGAAACTTTGCAGATCGCAATCTGGGGCACGCTGCTGGGGATACTCTTTGCTGTACCTCTGGCCTTTCTCGCTGCTCGCAATCTGCAGAGCAACTGGTGGCTGTACCAAGGCACCCGGCAAGCGCTCAACATCATTCGCAGTATCAACGAGCTGATCCTCGCTCTGGTCTTCGTGTCCGCTGTGGGCTTGGGGCCATTTCCCGGTGTTTTGGCGCTGGCAGTGCACGGCGTAGGCATGCTCGGCAAATTCTTCGCCGAAAGCATCGAAGAAATAGACCAGGGCCCCCTTGAGGCACTTCGCGCCACCGGTGCTCGGCCTCTGCAAGTGATCGTGTTTGGTGTGCTACCGCAAGTCATCACGGCCTGGATTGCCGTGATCCTCTACCGCTTCGAGGTCAACCTGCGCTCGGCAACCGTGCTCGGCATGGTCGGTGCGGGCGGTCTCGGCTTCGAATTGGTCAGTAGCATCAAACTATTCAAATATCAGGAAACGGCCACCTGCATCATCGTGATCACGCTGATGGTGATTGCCGCCGACATGATTTCGAATCGACTGCGCGCCTCGATTCAACAAAACGGTAGGCACTGA